From Melitaea cinxia chromosome 16, ilMelCinx1.1, whole genome shotgun sequence, a single genomic window includes:
- the LOC123661094 gene encoding centrosomal protein of 164 kDa, with product MSSPSAVVCREIFDENSQPSAEEISDYACQLGIDPESESHLLPLARDGLMQALPAPWKAYFDEKLQTHYYYNEDTKKTQWEHPLDHVYRELVKKARDASMQDDTCASVQELLTSEENTKNLERVETKVESEDEDLSTDSEQHGSDVKDHTNATLVPGNRRLKPLGRPPLAPISRLDKKLSDLRISPLRRSVENPVSAKPSLVRNISDRDILSRTLERPKMLFKQQSEIIDLKMHVLTSPEEEHFSPLLASAKVEKGLPLTGKGSMFFKISRSNLPSPDTEKSLHLDSVTKSDPPKGILREKTSDLLHRKTESLVLGKSKQTPSFEEDKKSVRFKLENLPEPTVSPGSNSSSEQNDAQSSIISVAPTIPSPVIPSSPVIPPSPIIAPSPVITSSPITLAPITHTVNTLSPLVSRPPLPPRIESPREVKSVSNSERESLDSESLNRGTSPRRRLVKPPPGDYIKPELFQKNFQKISELVRRTDIEPQSVTDEPISDKESRPRSPMIPLKSKISINLMESIESETSIDSPDREFANLDLNDLDDSNAQTKEDITNDSKEKEKEKSPRVEENSDKTHSKTELVQRSRDIPIPQIKVPKLEFTPKQAKFTHSDSEDFKKSIKDEEPKSSARSNSIDIPKDIKTQIKLSPTPSLSEKSPRLEFAKNWSSPLSTFKPLTKTIMPMKSSDSASSLSKGLTSPRLDGVILSQGKSSSDNVVVVYQFETQDDSPKPIKSPLLSDMGMREMFERNKQDERRRLEFSLQKELEIMRMEFSAKEKRMRAELQEDLKEAEEKFLNEKKIRLSEQAERHRREMEEALTEAERIYKQELQNKLKDLERKYQSDAEAAEKQHENNMAKLRNDFNQKFNELREQLEIDNERALTEIHTQLQTNLNRERSHMIEENRATIENLREEHTSRVTELRHDYRAEVERLRAQHACHLEELRGRLAGERAARAADERALHDKYRCLKEKYARLKHDVKMSIERRNKRREMSMTTGSETEKSNSHKANPPLERCKELNETSVSVVVETEPPRAKNNNLTIKFNDNETSYSESNAQTNNKSVDNNNCDWKMRRDNTLQSDTSQSGTKVRSKRGAVAFREPLRRRRERDKDGATTDCQDSSDATTADEKPKETINGHGRRRCFTRLKSASTSRLNYSPK from the exons ATGAGTTCGCCATCGGCCGTGGTGTGCCGTGAGATATTCGATGAGAACAGTCAGCCATCTGCAGAGG AAATATCCGATTATGCCTGCCAGTTGGGCATTGATCCCGAAAGTGAGAGCCATCTCTTGCCATTGGCACGAGATGGACTCATGCAAGCATTACCAGCACCATGGAAAGCCTA tttcgACGAGAAACTTCAAACCCATTACTATTACAATGAAGACACGAAGAAGACCCAATGGGAACATCCGTTAGACCATGTATACAGAGAGCTTGTGAAAAAGGCCCGAGATGCATCCATGCAAGATGACACCTGTGCGTCAGTGCAG GAACTTCTTACATCagaagaaaatacaaaaaatctgGAACGCGTCGAAACCAAAGTCGAAAGTGAAGATGAAGATTTAAGCACAGATAGTGAACAACATGGATCAGATGTAAAAGATCACACAAACGCAACATTAGTGCCTGGGAACCGACGCTTAAAACCTTTAGGGAGGCCACCGCTTGCACCAATTTCTAGACTTGATAAAAAACTGAGTGATCTTCGAATTTCGCCCTTAAGACGAAGCGTGGAAAATCCAGTATCGGCCAAACCAAGTCTTGTCAGAAATATTTCAGACAGGGATATATTAAGTCGTACGTTGGAAAGGCCTAAAATGTTGTTTAAACAGCAATCAGAAATTATTGATTTGAAAATGCATGTTCTGACTAGTCCTGAAGAGGAACATTTTAGTCCTCTGTTAGCTTCTGCTAAAGTAGAGAAAGGATTGCCTTTGACTG GCAAAGGCAGTATGTTCTTCAAGATATCTCGTTCGAATCTTCCTAGTCCAGATACAGAAAAATCGCTCCATTTAGACTCCGTTACTAAAAGCGATCCGCCAAAGGGTATACTTAGAGAGAAAACGTCTGATTTGCTTCATAGAAAGACTGAAAGTTTAGTTTTGGGTAAATCGAAACAAACGCCAAGTTTCGAAGAGGATAAGAAGAGTGTGCG aTTTAAATTAGAAAACCTACCTGAGCCAACAGTCAGTCCAGGATCGAACAGTTCATCAGAACAAAACGACGCACAAAGTTCGATCATCAGCGTAGCCCCCACTATTCCATCACCTGTCATTCCTTCATCACCTGTCATCCCCCCATCACCTATTATTGCCCCTTCGCCTGTCATCACCTCATCACCTATCACGTTAGCGCCTATAACTCACACAGTTAATACATTGTCTCCATTAGTGTCTAGACCCCCACTACCCCCTAGGATTGAAAGTCCTAGAGAAGTGAAGAGTGTTTCCAATTCAGAGAGGGAATCTTTGG atagCGAAAGCCTAAACCGCGGTACGTCACCTCGAAGACGTCTTGTAAAACCTCCGCCAGGCGACTACATAAAACCAGAACTATTTCAGAAGAATTTTCAGAAGATATCGGAACTTGTTCGACGCACGGACATCGAACCCCAATCCGTTACAGATGAACCAATTTCGGATAAAGAGTCGAGACCGag GTCACCAATGAtacctttaaaaagtaaaatatcaataaatttaatggAAAGTATCGAATCTGAAACGTCTATCGATTCGCCAGACAGAGAATTCGCTAATTTAGATCTTAACGATTTAGATGATTCAAACGCACAGACTAAAGAAGACATAACAAATGAtagtaaagaaaaagaaaaggaaaaaagtCCACGCGTCGAAGAAAATTCCGATAAAACGCATTCCAAAACAGAATTAGTACAAAGATCACGAGACATTCCAATACCTCAGATAAAAGTTCCTAAATTAGAATTCACGCCAAAACAAGCCAAATTTACACATTCCGATTctgaagattttaaaaaatcgattaaaGATGAGGAACCAAAAAGCAGTGCTAGGTCTAATAGCATTGATATACCCAAGGACataaaaactcaaataaaattatcaccTACGCCTAGCTTATCAGAAAAATCACCTAGATTAGAATTTGCGAAAAATTGGTCGAGTCCCTTATCAACATTTAAACCATTAACTAAAACTATAATGCCTATGAAATCCTCTGATTCAGCATCTAGTTTAAGCAAAGGTTTGACTAGTCCTAGATTAGATGGAGTTATATTATCTCAAGGGAAATCTAGTTCAGATAACGTAGTTGTAGTATATCAGTTTGAAACTCAAGACGATAGTCCAAAACCTATAAAGTCTCCGTTATTATCCGATATGGGTATGAGAGAAATGTTTGAAAGAAATAAACAGGACGAAAGGAGACGATTAGAGTTTTCGTTGCAAAAAGAGTTGGAGATAATGAGAATGGAGTTCTCGGCGAAGGAGAAGAGGATGAGAGCCGAGTTGCAGGAGGATTTGAAAGAGGCcgaagaaaagtttttaaatgaGAAGAAAATACGTTTGTCGGAACAGGCGGAAAGACATCGCCGAGAGATGGAAGAG gCATTAACAGAAGCCGAACGTATTTACAAGCAAGAATTGCAAAACAAATTGAAAGatttggaaagaaaatatcaaagCGACGCGGAAGCAGCGGAGAAACAACATGAAAATAATATGGCGAAATTAAGAAATGATTTTAATCAGAAGTTTAACGAATTGCGTGAACAATTAGAAATAG ATAATGAACGCGCACTTACAGAAATCCATACACAGCTCCAAACAAATCTAAACAGGGAGAGGTCTCATATGATAGAAGAAAATAGGGCTACAATAGAAAATTTAAGAGAAGAACATACATCTAGAGTCACTGAATTGAGACATGATTACAGAGCTGAG GTGGAGCGGCTGCGGGCCCAGCACGCGTGCCACCTGGAGGAGCTGCGCGGGCGGCTGGCGGGCGAGCGCGCCGCGCGGGCCGCCGACGAGCGCGCGCTGCACGACAAGTACCGCTGCCTCAAGGAGAAGTACGCGCGCCTCAAGCACGACGTCAAG ATGTCAATAGAAAGACGTAATAAAAGGCGCGAAATGAGCATGACGACAGGTTCTGAAACGGAAAAATCAAACTCGCACAAAGCAAATCCGCCTTTAGAAAg ATGTAAAGAATTAAACGAAACGTCAGTTAGTGTAGTTGTGGAAACTGAACCTCCGAGGGCCAAGAACAACAATCTGACGATAAAATTTAATGACAACGAGACATCGTACTCTGAGAGCAACGCACAAACAAACAATAAGTCAGTTGATAACAACAACTGCGATTGGAAGATGAGGAGAGACAAT ACATTGCAGTCAGATACCTCGCAGTCGGGAACGAAAGTTCGTAGTAAACGTGGAGCTGTCGCCTTCCGTGAGCCGCTACGTCGACGTCGCGAAAGAGACAAGGATG GTGCAACAACTGACTGTCAAGATTCTTCAGATGCAACTACAGCTGACGAAAAACCAAAAGAAACAATAAACg gTCACGGTCGTCGCAGATGCTTCACGAGATTAAAATCAGCATCCACGTCACGCCTTAATTATTCACCGAAGTAA
- the LOC123660784 gene encoding 26S proteasome non-ATPase regulatory subunit 8 — MASVKDVASLYQNLKTEWAKKPRKLDKCGELLNKIKVALTHLTFLPSNNTAANQKELILARDVLEIGAQWAVAAKDVKAFERYMSQLKCYYFDYKDHLPESAFMYQLLGLNLLFLLSQNRVAEFHTELERLPVDVIRADPYVRHPLALEQYLMEGSYNKIFLAKDNVPAESYTLFMDTLLDTVRGEIAACIEKAYLCISITEAARRLNLPSQQAILEYGRKRNWILGADNCYHFNASEETCAAAAGVFPSAELAEQTIEYARHLEMIV, encoded by the exons ATGGCTTCTGTAAAGGACGTAGCGTCTCTTTATCAAAATCTGAAAACAGAGTGGGCAAAGAAACCTCGCAAGCTTGACAAATGCGGCGAgttattgaacaaaataaaG GTAGCACTAACTCATCTTACTTTCCTGCCTAGTAATAATACAGCGGCTAATCAAAAGGAGTTGATACTGGCTCGCGATGTTTTGGAAATTGGAGCACAGTGGGCCGTAGCCGCTAAAGACGTGAAAGCGTTTGAAAGATACATGTCTCAGTTGAAATGTTACTATTTTGATTACAA AGATCATCTCCCAGAATCAGCATTTATGTATCAGTTACTGGGTTTAAATCTACTTTTCCTATTGTCACAAAATCGAGTAGCCGAATTCCATACAGAACTTGAGCGTCTGCCAGTTGATGTAATCAGAGCAGATCCCTATGTGAGGCACCCATTGGCTTTGGAACAGTATCTCATGGAGGGAAGCTACAATAAGATCTTTTTGGCAAAG gaCAATGTACCTGCTGAGAGCTACACCCTGTTCATGGATACGCTTCTCGATACAGTCCGAGGAGAGATAGCAGCTTGTATTGAGAAAGCTTACTTGTGTATATCAATTACGGAGGCAGCACGGCGACTGAACCTACCATCTCAACAAGCTATACTAGAGTATGGAAGAAAg aggAACTGGATTCTCGGTGCTGACAATTGTTATCATTTCAATGCTTCTGAAGAAACTTGTGCGGCCGCCGCTGGTGTGTTCCCCTCGGCAGAGCTTGCAGAACAAACCATTGAATATGCAAGACACCTTGAAATGATtgtgtaa